In the genome of Olsenella profusa DSM 13989, one region contains:
- a CDS encoding ABC transporter ATP-binding protein, whose protein sequence is MAEDEAYLVVKGVEKHYGEGEARVEVLRGIDCTITKGEICVLLGPSGSGKSTFLDVVGGLEPADAGSIIVGDTDITKIAGKELVEYRRRELGFIFQFYNLVPDLTVRENIEVCEYLSKESLSVDDLLHSLGLWEHRNKFPNQVSGGQQQRCAIGRALVKAPGLLLCDEPTGALDYKTSKEILELMERVNQEFGTTMVIVTHNDAICRMSHHILRLRDGLLVEDEANPTPMPASELTW, encoded by the coding sequence ATGGCAGAAGATGAGGCATACCTCGTCGTCAAGGGTGTCGAGAAGCACTATGGCGAGGGAGAGGCGCGCGTCGAGGTGCTGAGAGGCATCGACTGCACCATCACCAAGGGCGAGATTTGTGTCCTCCTCGGCCCTTCAGGCTCGGGCAAGTCGACGTTCTTGGACGTCGTGGGCGGCCTTGAGCCCGCAGATGCCGGTAGCATCATCGTGGGCGATACCGACATCACCAAGATTGCCGGCAAGGAGCTTGTGGAGTACCGCAGACGCGAGCTTGGCTTCATATTCCAGTTCTACAACCTCGTGCCCGACCTCACGGTACGCGAGAACATCGAGGTTTGCGAGTATCTCTCCAAAGAATCACTGTCTGTGGACGACCTGCTGCACTCACTTGGCCTCTGGGAGCATCGTAACAAGTTTCCCAACCAGGTTTCGGGTGGCCAGCAGCAGCGCTGTGCCATCGGTCGCGCCCTCGTGAAGGCGCCCGGCCTGTTGCTGTGCGACGAGCCTACGGGTGCGCTCGACTACAAGACGTCCAAGGAGATCCTGGAGCTCATGGAGCGCGTTAACCAGGAGTTTGGCACCACGATGGTCATCGTTACGCACAACGATGCCATCTGCAGGATGAGCCATCACATCCTGCGCCTGCGCGATGGCCTCCTCGTCGAGGACGAGGCCAACCCCACCCCCATGCCCGCGTCCGAGCTGACTTGGTAA